One window of Microbacterium sp. Root61 genomic DNA carries:
- the pyk gene encoding pyruvate kinase, with protein MRRAKIVATLGPATSTYEMVRAIIDAGVDVARLNLSHGDYSVHEANFANVRKAADDAGRPVAVLVDLQGPKIRLGKFADGPHELAPGDIFKITVEDIPGTREICSTTFKGLPHDVKPGDFLLIDDGKVRVEVVETDGVVVTTKVIVGGFVSNNKGINLPGVAVNVPALSEKDEADLRWGLQIGADIIALSFVRDAKDVQRVHVIMAEEGRRVPVIAKIEKPQAVDNLEEIIDAFDGIMVARGDLGVELPLEAVPIVQKRAVELCRRMAKPVIVATQMLESMIENPVPTRAETSDVANAVLDGADAVMLSGETSVGKFPVGVVETMARIVDSTEEHGLERIQPLHTKPRTQGGAITLAALEVAEFVDAKYLCIFTESGDTARRMSRLRPRIPMVGFTPDPAIRRRMALTWGIQSTLVEHVAHTDRMFIQVDDYFLSNDLAEVGDKVVVISGSPPGIIGSTNDIRIHKIGDAVHGKAPIYQVRD; from the coding sequence ATGAGACGCGCAAAAATTGTCGCGACACTAGGACCCGCCACATCGACCTATGAGATGGTCCGCGCGATCATCGATGCAGGTGTCGATGTCGCCCGATTGAACCTCAGCCACGGCGACTACTCCGTGCACGAGGCCAACTTCGCGAACGTGCGGAAGGCGGCGGATGACGCGGGCCGCCCCGTGGCGGTGCTCGTCGACCTGCAGGGACCGAAGATCCGCCTCGGCAAGTTCGCCGACGGACCCCACGAGCTCGCCCCCGGTGACATCTTCAAGATCACGGTCGAAGACATCCCGGGCACGCGGGAGATCTGCTCCACCACGTTCAAGGGTCTTCCGCACGACGTCAAGCCCGGCGACTTCCTCCTCATCGACGACGGCAAGGTCCGTGTCGAGGTCGTGGAGACCGATGGCGTCGTCGTCACGACCAAGGTCATCGTCGGCGGCTTCGTGTCCAACAACAAGGGCATCAACCTGCCCGGTGTGGCCGTGAACGTGCCTGCCCTGTCCGAGAAGGACGAGGCCGACCTCCGTTGGGGTCTGCAGATCGGCGCCGACATCATCGCGCTGTCGTTCGTCCGTGACGCGAAGGACGTCCAGCGCGTCCACGTGATCATGGCCGAAGAGGGTCGGCGTGTGCCGGTCATCGCCAAGATCGAGAAGCCGCAGGCCGTCGACAACCTCGAGGAGATCATCGACGCCTTCGACGGCATCATGGTCGCCCGTGGTGACCTCGGTGTCGAGCTTCCGCTCGAGGCCGTGCCGATCGTGCAGAAGCGTGCCGTCGAACTGTGCCGCCGCATGGCCAAGCCGGTCATCGTCGCGACGCAGATGCTCGAGTCGATGATCGAGAACCCGGTCCCGACCCGCGCCGAGACGAGCGACGTCGCCAACGCCGTGCTCGACGGCGCCGACGCGGTCATGCTGTCCGGCGAGACCAGCGTGGGCAAGTTCCCCGTGGGTGTCGTGGAGACCATGGCCCGCATCGTGGACTCGACCGAGGAGCACGGCCTGGAGCGCATCCAGCCGCTGCACACCAAGCCCCGCACGCAGGGTGGTGCGATCACGCTCGCAGCGCTCGAGGTCGCGGAGTTCGTCGACGCGAAGTATCTCTGCATCTTCACGGAGTCGGGTGACACCGCGCGTCGCATGTCGCGTCTGCGTCCCCGCATCCCCATGGTCGGCTTCACCCCCGACCCGGCGATCCGTCGCCGCATGGCGCTGACGTGGGGCATCCAGTCCACGCTCGTCGAGCACGTCGCCCACACGGACCGCATGTTCATCCAGGTGGACGACTACTTCCTGTCCAACGACCTGGCAGAGGTCGGCGACAAGGTCGTGGTGATCTCCGGTTCCCCTCCAGGAATCATCGGATCGACGAACGACATCCGCATCCACAAGATCGGCGACGCCGTCCACGGCAAGGCGCCCATCTACCAGGTGCGCGACTAG
- a CDS encoding SHOCT domain-containing protein produces MIWDLLWYTLLVFYFVAYIYVVVLIIMDLFRDHTLNGWLKALWIIFLVFLPFLTALVYLIARGKGMAERARANRGIVAEADDYRPKASTSPADDIAQAKALLDAGTISQGEFDALKSKALGNQFFGA; encoded by the coding sequence ATGATCTGGGATCTCCTCTGGTACACCCTTCTGGTGTTCTACTTCGTCGCCTACATCTACGTGGTCGTGCTGATCATCATGGATCTGTTCCGCGACCACACCCTCAACGGCTGGCTGAAGGCGCTGTGGATCATCTTCCTGGTGTTCCTGCCGTTCCTCACCGCCCTGGTCTACCTGATCGCTCGCGGCAAGGGCATGGCGGAACGGGCGCGGGCGAACCGCGGAATCGTGGCGGAAGCCGACGACTACCGTCCGAAGGCCTCCACCAGCCCGGCAGACGACATCGCGCAGGCCAAGGCGCTCCTGGACGCCGGCACCATCAGCCAAGGCGAGTTCGACGCCCTCAAGAGCAAGGCACTGGGCAACCAGTTCTTCGGCGCGTAG
- a CDS encoding helix-turn-helix domain-containing protein encodes MSASQRVATELSQIAPRLRHARHKKDLTLDQLAQATGISKSTLSRLESGQRKPSLELLLPIVAALALPLDEIVMSPRIVDPRVARKTTRADGRTFTPLSGHHGEPQAYKMTVPATDRTPVLRTHAGYEWIYVLSGRLRLVLGEHDIVMGTGEAAEFDTKNPHWFGATGAGPVELLSLFGKQGERIHLRARSSSAT; translated from the coding sequence ATGAGTGCGTCACAACGAGTAGCGACAGAGTTGAGCCAGATCGCACCGAGGCTGAGGCATGCCCGCCACAAGAAGGACCTCACACTGGACCAGTTGGCGCAGGCGACCGGCATCTCGAAGAGCACCCTCTCACGCCTCGAGTCAGGTCAGCGCAAGCCGAGTCTGGAACTGCTGCTCCCCATCGTCGCTGCCCTCGCGCTCCCCCTGGACGAGATCGTCATGTCTCCCCGTATCGTGGACCCGCGTGTGGCCCGGAAGACGACCCGAGCAGATGGTCGCACCTTCACCCCGCTGTCCGGCCATCACGGTGAGCCGCAGGCCTACAAGATGACCGTCCCCGCTACAGACCGCACTCCCGTCCTTCGTACACACGCGGGATACGAGTGGATCTACGTGCTTTCAGGACGACTACGACTGGTGCTCGGCGAGCACGACATCGTCATGGGCACCGGCGAAGCAGCCGAATTCGACACCAAGAATCCACATTGGTTCGGCGCAACGGGCGCGGGGCCGGTCGAGCTCCTCAGTTTGTTCGGCAAGCAGGGCGAACGCATTCACCTCAGAGCGCGCTCGAGCAGTGCGACGTGA
- a CDS encoding ANTAR domain-containing response regulator has translation MVTEHEETPEPTTTAPRRVVVAEDESLIRLDIVEILRDNGFDVVGEAGDGETAVQLATELRPDLVIMDVKMPRLDGISAAEKLSKNHIAPVVLLTAFSQKELVERASEAGALAYVVKPFTPNDLLPAIEIALARYEQIITLEAEVADMVERFETRKLVDRAKGLLNEKMGLTEPEAFRWIQKASMDRRLTMQDVAKAIIEQLAPKKD, from the coding sequence ATGGTGACTGAGCACGAAGAAACCCCTGAGCCGACGACCACCGCCCCGCGACGCGTCGTCGTAGCCGAGGATGAGTCGCTCATCCGCCTCGACATCGTCGAGATCCTCCGCGACAACGGCTTCGATGTCGTCGGTGAAGCAGGTGACGGCGAGACCGCCGTTCAGCTCGCCACGGAGCTGCGCCCCGATCTGGTGATCATGGACGTCAAGATGCCTCGCCTCGACGGCATCAGCGCCGCCGAGAAGCTGAGCAAGAACCACATCGCGCCCGTCGTGCTGCTGACCGCGTTCAGCCAGAAGGAGCTCGTCGAGCGCGCCAGCGAAGCCGGCGCCCTCGCGTACGTCGTGAAGCCCTTCACGCCGAACGACCTGCTTCCCGCGATCGAGATCGCGCTGGCCCGCTACGAGCAGATCATCACGCTCGAGGCCGAGGTCGCCGACATGGTCGAGCGGTTCGAGACGCGCAAGCTCGTCGACCGCGCCAAGGGCCTCCTCAACGAGAAGATGGGCCTCACCGAGCCCGAGGCGTTCCGCTGGATCCAGAAGGCGTCCATGGACCGCCGCCTGACCATGCAGGACGTCGCCAAGGCGATCATCGAGCAGCTCGCCCCGAAGAAGGACTGA
- a CDS encoding hotdog fold thioesterase — MSDLADPTMNAMEWAVQRGAGALADKMGFQWVEFSIERSVATMPVEGNTQPVGLFHGGAYVVLGESLGSMAANLYAGAGRLAVGVDINATHTRSATSGLVTGVCTPIHLGRSMTVHEIVVSDDQGRRCSTIRITNMIKDMPRP; from the coding sequence ATGTCCGACCTCGCCGATCCCACCATGAACGCGATGGAGTGGGCCGTGCAGCGCGGCGCCGGTGCCCTCGCCGACAAGATGGGATTCCAGTGGGTCGAGTTCTCGATCGAACGGTCGGTCGCGACGATGCCGGTCGAGGGGAACACGCAGCCGGTGGGCCTGTTCCACGGTGGCGCGTATGTCGTACTGGGCGAGTCGCTCGGGTCGATGGCGGCCAACCTGTACGCCGGCGCCGGGCGTCTGGCGGTCGGTGTCGACATCAATGCGACTCACACGCGCTCGGCCACCAGCGGCCTCGTGACGGGCGTGTGCACCCCGATCCACCTCGGCCGCAGCATGACCGTCCACGAGATCGTCGTCTCCGACGATCAGGGCCGCCGCTGCTCCACGATCCGCATCACGAACATGATCAAGGACATGCCACGCCCCTGA